From the Bombus vancouverensis nearcticus chromosome 3, iyBomVanc1_principal, whole genome shotgun sequence genome, one window contains:
- the Elp3 gene encoding elongator complex protein 3 → MVKKGREFEQSKEERMVITIGEIIQELLKAHDENRDVDLNKLKARIASKYGLDSSPRLVDIIAAVPVDARNILVPKLKAKPIRTASGIAVVAVMCKPHRCPHINMTGNICVYCPGGPDSDFEYSTQSYTGYEPTSMRAIRARYNPFLQTRHRVEQLKQLGHSVDKIEFIVMGGTFMSLPEDYRDYFIRNLHDALSGHVSSNVSEAVKFSERSRTKCIGITIETRPDYCLKKHLSDMLLYGCTRLEIGVQSVYEDVARDTNRGHTVRAVCESFQLSKDAGFKVIAHMMPDLPNVDIERDVNQFIEFFENPAFRADGLKIYPTLVIRGTGLYELWKTGRYKSYPPSILIDLIARILALIPPWTRVYRVQRDIPMPLVSSGVEHGNLRELALARMKDLGTDCRDVRTREVGIQEIHHKVQPYEVELIRRDYVANGGWETFLSYEDPTQDILVGLLRLRKCSGDTFRPELKDRCSIVRELHVYGSVVPVNARDPTKFQHQGFGMLLMEEAERIAREEHGSHKLAVISGVGTRNYYRKMGYELDGPYMSKMLIACK, encoded by the exons ATGGTAAAGAAAGGAAGag aatttgAACAGAGTAAAGAAGAACGTATGGTTATAACTATTGGAGAAATTATACAAGAATTATTGAAAGCGCATGATGAAAACAGAGATGTTGatctaaataaattaaaagctCGAATTGCTTCTAAATATGGCTTGGATAGCTCACCGAGATTAGTTGATATTATAGCAGCTGTACCTGTTGATGCACGAAATATATTAGTACCAAAATTAAAAGCAAAACCTATTAGGACTGCCAGTGGA ATAGCTGTTGTGGCTGTAATGTGTAAACCTCACAGGTGTCCTCATATCAACATGACAGGGAATATTTGTGTGTATTGTCCTGGTGGACCTGACTCTGATTTTGAGTATTCCACACAGTCTTATACTGGTTATGAACCTACATCAATGAGAGCTATTCGAGCCAGGTATAATCCATTTCTACAAACCAGGCATCGCGTGGAGCAG CTGAAGCAATTGGGACACAGTGTAgataaaattgaatttattgTTATGGGTGGTACTTTCATGTCTCTGCCAGAAGATTACAGAGATTACTTTATTCGAAACTTACATGATGCTTTATCTGGTCATGTAAGCAGTAATGTTAGCGAGGCGGTTAAATTTTCTGAACGAAGTCGTACAAAGTGTATTGGTATTACTATAGAAACGCGTCCTGATTATTGCCTTAAAAAACATCTTTCCGACATGTTACTTTATGG GTGTACTCGGTTAGAGATTGGAGTTCAATCTGTATATGAGGACGTAGCACGAGATACTAACAGAGGACACACAGTTCGTGCAGTGTGCGAGAGTTTTCAACTATCGAAGGATGCTGGTTTCAAAGTAATAGCACATATGATGCCAGATTTACCAAATGTCGATATTGAAAGGGATGTTAACCAATTCATT GAATTCTTTGAAAACCCTGCTTTCAGAGCAGATGGTCTGAAAATTTATCCAACATTAGTTATACGTGGTACAGGCTTATATGAGTTGTGGAAAACAGGAAGATACAAAAGCTATCCACCGAGCATTTTAATAGATCTTATAGCTCGAATTTTGGCTCTGATACCACCTTGGACTCGTGTATATCGTGTACAGAGAGATATACCTATGCCTTTGGTCag TTCAGGCGTGGAACACGGAAATTTACGCGAATTGGCACTGGCAAGAATGAAAGATTTGGGAACTGATTGCCGCGATGTTAGAACTCGAGAAGTTGGTATTCAAGAAATCCACCACAAAGTACAGCCTTATGAAGTAGAGCTTATACGTCGTGATTATGTTGCCAATGGCGGGTGGGAAACATTCTTGTCTTATGAAGACCCCACACAGGATATTTTGGTTGGTTTATTAAGGCTAAGAAAATGCTCGGGCGATACGTTTAG GCCAGAACTTAAAGACAGGTGCTCAATAGTAAGAGAACTTCATGTGTATGGTAGCGTCGTTCCAGTAAATGCTCGTGATCCTACAAAATTTCAACATCAAGGATTTGGAATGTTATTAATGGAAGAAGCTGAGCGGATAGCGAGGGAGGAACATGGATCTCATAAACTTGCTGTCATATCAG GTGTCGGGACAAGAAATTATTATCGAAAAATGGGATACGAACTCGATGGGCCATATATGTCAAAGATGCTTATAGCTTGCAAATAA